A window of the Eremothecium cymbalariae DBVPG#7215 chromosome 5, complete sequence genome harbors these coding sequences:
- the GPI18 gene encoding GPI-anchor transamidase GPI18 (similar to Ashbya gossypii AER005C), which translates to MRMPQRFKRLTVTFFAVKCMQYLIVFFSPSQFDTSTALFLSEYQLYSDLKWYHKLLSWDSVFFVKNAIQFIDNGNKGLSFWWGRAVPQYEHEWVFSPFSWSSLLGYVGSKEVIGFDLVDNIVLKGSLLNFFIHYVSVWILYALTLQTFPKNSELAYKTALLFILSSAGGFLLAPYSEPLSFILAFLGMLMRGYALCYNVYGHISFKYYGWIPYMLSAVAFSLATASRSNCIILGVYYVYDLFKLLKQRDFIRAFWFPFIAGFMMLMLYCYIHYYLPYYFLCPYQQEWCSLSLPIFSIPYTSFYSFLQGKYWNIGFLNYWSLNNVPNFVLSLPNIVLIWYSTIYFSYQYPLESLRPLVYITRLLLIILTFFAHVQIINRVFTFIPLHLWYLSDRLIKTTGYAKGDDKLVYLYIHWLFFWIPLQTVLFAAFLPPA; encoded by the coding sequence atgaGGATGCCACAACGATTTAAACGATTGACAGTCACGTTTTTCGCTGTTAAATGTATGCAATATTTGATAGTCTTCTTTTCACCTTCACAGTTTGATACTTCAACGgcattatttttatctgAGTATCAATTGTATAGCGATCTAAAGTGGTATCATAAGTTATTATCGTGGGATTCtgtgttttttgttaaGAATGCAATTCAGTTTATAGATAATGGTAATAAAGGTTTATCATTCTGGTGGGGTCGTGCAGTACCACAGTATGAACACGAATGGGTTTTTTCACCTTTTAGTTGGTCTAGTTTGCTTGGGTATGTTGGAAGTAAAGAGGTGATCGGGTTTGATTTAGTTGATAATATTGTGTTGAAGGGAtcattattgaatttttttattcacTATGTATCAGTTTGGATACTATATGCTCTTACTTTACAGACTTTCCCGAAAAATAGCGAATTGGCATATAAGACTGCATTGCTGTTTATTCTAAGTAGTGCCGGTGGGTTTCTGCTTGCTCCATATTCTGAACCGTTGTCATTTATCCTGGCATTTTTAGGGATGTTGATGAGGGGTTACGCTTTGTGTTACAACGTTTATGGAcatatttctttcaaatattatgGTTGGATCCCATATATGCTCTCTGCTGTTGCATTTTCGCTAGCCACTGCAAGTAGATCCAATTGCATTATATTGGGTGTTTACTATGTTTATGATTTATTCaaattattgaaacagCGGGATTTTATTCGTGCATTTTGGTTTCCCTTTATTGCTGGTTTCatgatgttgatgttgtATTGCTATATCCATTATTATCTGCcttattattttctatGTCCATATCAACAAGAATGGTGTTCATTAAGTCTTCCAATTTTCTCAATTCCCTATACATCATTTTACTCTTTTTTACAAGGCAAGTATTGGAACATAGGATTTCTAAACTATTGGTCATTAAACAATGTTCCAAACTTTGTATTGTCTCTGCCTAATATTGTTCTAATTTGGTATTCTACGATATATTTCTCATACCAATATCCACTGGAAAGCTTGAGGCCATTGGTTTACATTACACGATTATTGTTAATCATTTTGACTTTTTTCGCGCATGTACAAATCATTAATAGAGTTTTTACATTTATCCCATTGCACTTATGGTACCTTTCTGATAGGTTAATTAAAACTACTGGGTATGCTAAAGGTGATGACAAGCTAgtgtatttatatatacattgGTTATTCTTTTGGATCCCGTTGCAAACTGTACTGTTTGCCGCCTTTCTTCCGCCGGCATAA